The Accipiter gentilis chromosome 9, bAccGen1.1, whole genome shotgun sequence genome includes a region encoding these proteins:
- the NPS gene encoding LOW QUALITY PROTEIN: neuropeptide S (The sequence of the model RefSeq protein was modified relative to this genomic sequence to represent the inferred CDS: substituted 1 base at 1 genomic stop codon) — protein sequence MYLNLHIHFMHANHFFLXSLCRLNFVFILWISMIFVCSGYPVVPSMSSNPFYFNCQLHGKSDYCLVLLNNCLAKVGRNEELAFLKPYLEMPFNKRSFRNGVGSGIKKTSFRRAKS from the exons ATGTATCTAAATCTCCATATACACTTCATGCATGCAAATCACT TTTTTCTTTGAAGTCTATGCAGGttaaactttgttttcattctttggaTCTCAATGATTTTCGTGTGCTCAGGTTACCCAGTTGTCCCTTCCATG agcAGCAATCCTTTTTATTTCAATTGCCAGCTGCATGGAAAATCTGATTACTGCCTCGTCCTGCTGAATAACTGCTTAGCCAAGGTGGGCAGGAATGAAGAACTGGCTTTTTTAAAGCCTTACCTGGAGATGCCTTTCAATAAAAGGTCCTTTCGCAACGGTGTTGgatcaggaattaaaaaaacttCCTTTCGAAGAGCAAAGTCATAA